A genomic region of Phragmites australis chromosome 2, lpPhrAust1.1, whole genome shotgun sequence contains the following coding sequences:
- the LOC133905238 gene encoding uncharacterized protein LOC133905238 yields MRERRRRDSVCGPALRPRRPRRLWPWAPPRPAASGGADDSIRLYDLPTVVELCPLLDPSAAASALHLYDADGFELLATLRTFPRREAAEGPTVHPSGRVALAMLNLVTGRRRSYGKTSEEQTMMQVN; encoded by the exons ATGAGGGAGAGGAGACGACGGGATAGCGTCTGCGGCCCTGCGCTCCGCCCCCGCCGCCCTCGTCGCCTGTGGCCCTGGGCGCCGCCCCGGCCTGCGGCCTCCGGTGGCGCCGACGACTCCATCCGCCTCTACGACCTCCCCACTGTCGTCGAACTCTGCCCGCTCCTGGACCCCTCCGCCGCGGCCTCCGCGCTCCACCTCTACGACGCCGACGGCTTCGAGCTCCTCGCCACGCTCCGCACGTTCCCGCGCCGAGAGGCCGCCGAGGGGCCCACCGTGCACCCGTCAGGCCGCGTCGCGCTCGCCATGCTCAACCTCGTCACGGGACGACGCAG GAGTTATGGAaaaacaagtgaagaacaaactaTGATGCAAGTTAATTGA
- the LOC133908350 gene encoding carbonic anhydrase, chloroplastic-like, with protein sequence MSGCLCLPCYKKAAAPKEGGSSAAAAKPSPIDSLTSSLLQDQKPTHLPPPPPPSFKSMDAVERLKSGFDQFKADVYDKRPELFEPLKAGQAPRYMVFACADSRVCPSVTLGLQPGEAFTIRNIANMVPAYDKNRYAGIGSAIEYAVCALKVEVIVVIGHSRCGGIKALLSLQDGAPDTFHFVEDWVRIGFPAKKKVQTECASLPFDGQCDVLEKEAVNVSLENLKSYPFVKEGLANGTLKLVGGHYDFVSGKFDTWEPLTFGVLFLQAMDAVERLKSGFDKFKADVYDTKPELFEPLKASQSPRYMVFACADSRVCPSVTLGLQPGEAFTVRNIASMVPAYDKTRYAGVGSAIEYAVCALKVEAIVVIGHSRCGGIKALLSLQDGAPDTFHFVEDWVRIGCPAKKKVQDEHATVPFADQCSILEKEAVNVSLENLKTYPFVMEGLGKGTLKLVGAHYDFVSGKFETWEP encoded by the exons atgAGCGGCTGCCTGTGCCTCCCCTGCTATAAAAAGGCGGCAGCTCCCAAGGAGGGCGGCAGCTCTGCAGCAGCAGCGAAGCCGTCGCCCATAGATTCCCTCACTTCGTCGCTCCTCCAGGACCAGAAGCCCACccaccttccaccacctcctccaccgtCCTTCAAG AGCATGGACGCCGTCGAGCGCTTGAAGAGCGGGTTCGACCAGTTCAAGGCCGATGTCTACGA CAAGAGGCCGGAGCTGTTCGAGCCGCTCAAAGCCGGCCAGGCCCCCAGG TACATGGTGTTCGCCTGCGCCGACTCGCGCGTGTGCCCGTCGGTGACCCTCGGCCTGCAGCCCGGCGAGGCATTCACCATCCGCAACATCGCCAACATGGTCCCAGCTTACGACAAG AACCGGTACGCCGGCATTGGGTCCGCCATCGAGTACGCCGTCTGCGCCCTCAAGGTGGAGGTCATCGTGGTCATTGGCCACAGCCGCTGCGGCGGCATCAAGGCGCTCCTCTCGCTCCAGGACGGCGCACCCGACACCTT CCACTTCGTTGAGGACTGGGTCAGGATCGGCTTCCCCGCCAAGAAGAAGGTTCAGACCGAGTGCGCCTCGCTGCCTTTCGACGGCCAATGCGATGTCTTGGAAAAG GAGGCCGTGAACGTGTCCCTCGAGAACCTCAAGTCCTACCCCTTCGTCAAGGAAGGGCTGGCGAACGGGACCCTCAAGCTGGTCGGCGGCCACTACGACTTCGTCTCCGGCAAGTTCGACACATGGGA GCCGTTGACCTTTGGTGTATTGTTCTTGCAGGCCATGGACGCCGTCGAGCGCTTGAAGAGCGGGTTTGACAAGTTCAAGGCCGATGTCTACGA CACGAAGCCGGAGCTGTTCGAGCCGCTCAAGGCCAGCCAGTCCCCCCGG TACATGGTGTTCGCCTGCGCCGACTCCCGCGTGTGCCCGTCGGTGACCCTGGGTCTGCAGCCCGGTGAGGCCTTCACTGTCCGCAACATCGCCAGCATGGTCCCAGCCTACGACAAG ACCCGGTACGCCGGCGTCGGGTCCGCCATCGAGTACGCCGTCTGCGCGCTCAAGGTGGAGGCCATCGTGGTCATTGGCCACAGCCGCTGCGGCGGCATCAAGGCGCTCCTCTCGCTCCAGGACGGCGCGCCCGACACCTT CCACTTCGTGGAGGACTGGGTCAGGATCGGCTGCCCCGCTAAGAAGAAGGTGCAGGACGAGCACGCCACAGTTCCTTTCGCTGACCAATGCTCCATCTTGGAAAAG GAGGCCGTGAACGTGTCCCTCGAGAACCTCAAGACCTATCCGTTCGTCATGGAAGGGCTGGGGAAGGGCACCCTCAAGCTCGTCGGCGCCCACTACGACTTCGTCTCCGGCAAGTTCGAGACCTGGGAGCCGTAA